A section of the Candidatus Zixiibacteriota bacterium genome encodes:
- a CDS encoding PEGA domain-containing protein: MTLKRTLATVVFLLGWSTLCWAQSTTQGNLTVRSNPPGAQVILSGDAVVSGITPARFGHLMVGDYKLTVMKHGYEDYSTRLVLDPSKPLAVDISLVPKTRLKAVARSFFIPGWGQKYTTQNRKAFLLAGLAVGAGISYYLADKSFDDKYEVYEYRLAERDSVAVHGNISELLSLQAGLDAAQNEAYDAENVRRATIGLAIGIWVINLIDVLFFFPEERGIFSVKGLTLEPTAGTDRVGLAITTGF, encoded by the coding sequence ATGACGCTAAAAAGGACTTTGGCGACTGTTGTGTTTCTTTTGGGATGGTCGACGCTCTGTTGGGCGCAATCGACAACTCAGGGGAATCTAACCGTGCGGTCTAATCCACCTGGAGCCCAGGTGATTCTCAGTGGTGACGCTGTTGTTTCGGGCATTACGCCGGCTCGATTCGGACATCTTATGGTGGGTGATTACAAACTCACGGTAATGAAGCACGGCTACGAAGATTACTCCACGCGGTTGGTGCTCGATCCGAGTAAACCCCTCGCCGTAGACATAAGTCTTGTACCTAAGACCCGACTCAAGGCAGTTGCGCGGTCGTTTTTCATTCCCGGGTGGGGCCAGAAGTACACTACTCAAAATAGAAAAGCCTTTCTTCTGGCTGGTTTGGCAGTGGGGGCTGGTATCAGCTACTATTTGGCCGACAAGAGTTTTGATGACAAATACGAGGTTTATGAATACCGTCTGGCGGAGCGTGATTCTGTTGCTGTACATGGTAATATCAGCGAGTTGCTCAGTTTACAGGCGGGATTGGATGCAGCTCAGAATGAGGCCTATGATGCGGAGAACGTCAGAAGAGCCACGATTGGTTTGGCGATAGGCATTTGGGTTATCAATCTGATTGATGTGCTATTTTTCTTTCCAGAGGAACGTGGCATTTTCTCAGTCAAAGGTCTAACTCTCGAACCAACAGCCGGTACAGATCGCGTGGGACTGGCAATTACAACCGGGTTTTAG
- a CDS encoding von Willebrand factor type A domain-containing protein, whose product MHSTRKTVVMILLIPVLLIANALLYAAATGKITGTITDKATGQPMIGVSIIVVGTDRGAMTDFDGKYVIPQLEPGTYTLRISSVNFTTIEVIDIIVRADITIVVSQSMEESTTGLDKVITVKGRQDQLQIHDTATKQTITKEEVARKPVTTVDELLTQSSGDMTNSKGEVFIRGGRAGEVSYIVNGVPLNNPQGGLEPAGDQAGCVLGSPKIMISPSTQTPRRKREVRCPSPPIRPPYPDEYIPPVPDAMYFQDYGVNNFTDTRVDHLSTFAIDVDDASYVMTRSYLERGQLPPSEAVRVEEFVNRFDYNYDAPRHDAFRVHLEGAPSRFGPGTQLLKIGIKGLDFFEEERQPANLVFVVDVSGSMGKENRIGLVRRSLLMLLNELDSQDQVGIVEYGTGGRIVLEPTSVRDKRQIEQAIMLLTPGGSTNAEAGLRLGYKMAKRHLDPNRINRVILCSDGVANVGRTTADELLKKARRCADLGITLTTIGFGMGNYNDVLMEQLGDKGNGNYAYVDGLDEAKRVMVENLTGMLQVIARDVKIQVDFDQRVVRSYRLLGYENRDVADHKFRDDKEDGGEIGAGHEVTALYEIQLTGKRHRGNIGTVHIRYKQPDITNVSQARAAEVTCPIPVRILGSDFNRATRGFKLAAAAAEFAEILRGSHWSQGSDLYDVLALVEEISRGNRCQEINELRNLVSMAANSDQQLAEW is encoded by the coding sequence ATGCACTCCACACGAAAGACAGTCGTAATGATTCTCCTCATCCCGGTTCTTCTGATCGCCAACGCGCTGCTCTATGCCGCCGCAACCGGCAAAATCACCGGAACGATCACCGACAAAGCAACCGGCCAGCCTATGATCGGAGTCTCCATAATAGTTGTTGGAACCGACCGGGGAGCTATGACCGACTTTGATGGTAAGTATGTCATCCCGCAATTGGAGCCGGGGACGTACACGTTGCGGATCAGTTCTGTCAACTTCACGACTATTGAAGTAATAGATATAATTGTCAGAGCGGATATCACTATCGTGGTTTCGCAGAGCATGGAGGAGTCCACAACAGGGTTGGACAAAGTCATCACTGTCAAAGGCAGACAGGATCAACTCCAGATTCACGACACTGCCACCAAGCAGACCATCACAAAAGAGGAAGTCGCGAGAAAACCAGTGACGACCGTCGATGAATTGCTGACACAATCGTCGGGCGATATGACGAACAGTAAGGGAGAAGTCTTCATCCGTGGCGGTCGCGCCGGGGAAGTGTCCTACATCGTGAACGGTGTTCCGCTTAATAATCCCCAGGGAGGACTCGAACCTGCTGGAGATCAAGCTGGTTGTGTGCTGGGGAGCCCGAAAATCATGATATCTCCGTCTACCCAGACACCCAGACGTAAACGAGAAGTCAGATGTCCGTCTCCTCCAATTCGCCCCCCTTACCCTGATGAATATATTCCTCCTGTTCCCGACGCTATGTATTTTCAGGATTATGGTGTGAACAATTTCACCGACACTCGGGTCGATCATCTCTCAACTTTCGCCATTGACGTTGACGACGCATCATATGTGATGACCCGATCCTACCTCGAACGCGGACAACTGCCACCGTCCGAGGCAGTACGCGTGGAGGAGTTTGTCAATCGTTTCGATTATAACTATGATGCGCCTCGCCATGATGCCTTTCGGGTTCACCTCGAAGGAGCCCCTTCACGGTTCGGACCTGGCACTCAATTACTTAAGATCGGAATCAAAGGGTTAGATTTCTTTGAAGAGGAACGCCAGCCGGCCAACCTGGTGTTTGTCGTGGACGTTTCCGGTTCGATGGGCAAGGAGAATCGTATCGGGTTGGTCCGTCGATCATTGCTGATGCTTCTGAACGAACTGGACTCTCAAGACCAGGTAGGTATTGTAGAATATGGTACCGGTGGCCGGATTGTTCTCGAACCAACCAGCGTGCGGGACAAGCGCCAGATAGAACAGGCGATCATGTTGCTGACCCCGGGTGGTTCCACGAATGCAGAGGCGGGACTCCGATTGGGTTACAAGATGGCCAAGCGACATCTCGATCCCAACCGCATCAACCGCGTTATCCTGTGCAGTGATGGTGTTGCGAACGTGGGACGCACTACTGCCGACGAACTATTGAAGAAAGCTCGCCGGTGTGCCGATTTGGGCATCACGTTGACGACCATCGGTTTCGGTATGGGCAACTACAATGACGTTCTCATGGAGCAACTCGGCGACAAAGGCAACGGTAACTATGCTTATGTCGATGGATTGGATGAAGCCAAACGCGTGATGGTCGAGAACCTGACGGGAATGCTGCAGGTGATCGCCCGCGACGTCAAGATTCAGGTCGATTTCGATCAGCGCGTTGTACGTAGCTATCGTTTGCTGGGCTATGAGAACCGCGACGTGGCTGACCACAAATTTCGTGATGACAAAGAAGACGGCGGCGAGATTGGGGCTGGACACGAAGTGACCGCCCTCTACGAAATCCAGCTAACCGGGAAACGACATCGCGGGAATATCGGCACTGTGCATATCCGCTACAAACAACCGGACATTACAAATGTCTCGCAGGCCAGAGCTGCCGAAGTCACATGCCCGATCCCGGTGAGGATTCTTGGGAGCGATTTCAACCGAGCCACTCGCGGTTTCAAGCTGGCGGCTGCGGCAGCTGAGTTCGCGGAGATTCTCCGTGGATCGCATTGGTCACAGGGATCTGATCTGTATGATGTCCTCGCTCTGGTCGAGGAGATATCCAGGGGAAATCGCTGTCAGGAAATCAACGAACTGAGAAACCTGGTTTCGATGGCTGCAAACAGTGATCAGCAGTTGGCCGAATGGTAG
- a CDS encoding sugar transferase, translated as MVGQFMKRTLDIVGGFVGLLLSIPIFILVPILIKLDSSGPVFYTQVRVGRNRRRSDRRYHQRSDSTDHRSRERRRENAMGSTFRVIKFRTMVHDAEKQCGPVWATKGDPRITRIGRFLRKTRLDEFPQFINVLRGEMSLVGPRPERPSFVADLATKVENYTARLDVKPGLTGLAQVETGYDSSLDSVVRKVDRDLEYIRTWSFWADIKILLRTVVVVLTGRGSC; from the coding sequence ATGGTTGGTCAATTCATGAAAAGAACGCTGGATATTGTAGGAGGGTTTGTCGGGCTTTTGTTGTCTATTCCAATTTTCATCCTTGTTCCGATTCTAATTAAACTCGACTCGTCAGGCCCTGTGTTCTATACCCAGGTGCGAGTAGGCAGGAACCGTCGGCGGAGTGATCGACGGTATCATCAGCGTAGTGACAGCACAGATCATCGGTCGCGGGAACGTCGTCGGGAGAACGCAATGGGTAGTACCTTCCGGGTGATCAAGTTCCGGACGATGGTTCATGACGCCGAGAAGCAGTGTGGTCCTGTTTGGGCTACTAAGGGCGATCCGCGGATTACGAGAATTGGGCGGTTTTTACGAAAGACTCGACTGGACGAGTTTCCTCAGTTTATCAATGTTCTCAGGGGGGAAATGTCACTGGTAGGTCCTCGACCTGAGCGCCCCAGTTTTGTAGCCGATCTTGCCACCAAAGTGGAAAACTATACTGCTCGTCTGGATGTCAAACCGGGGCTGACCGGATTGGCGCAGGTCGAGACCGGTTACGATTCCAGTTTGGATTCGGTGGTTCGCAAGGTGGACCGTGATCTTGAGTACATCCGCACTTGGTCATTCTGGGCTGATATCAAGATATTGCTACGGACAGTAGTAGTTGTTCTGACAGGAAGGGGATCTTGCTGA
- a CDS encoding fibronectin type III domain-containing protein has product MNTKIITLFLLLMLLALGGGCDRYIDSRDPVRSIPDSGPVPKNLTVLLNDQSISLSWEIANPEVVGMYRIYAAVQPRVGEESDFVLRDSTAARSIQLDQLLINESYYIKVAAVSTSGLEWEQSEAVKAVFTYLSIAIESGRELVKGLSVRVNINAPTQTSHIMLSEDQTFATDIWIPFEGTVINYELSDGDGTKWLYARLQFDDGSRTGNVLSDSIVVDTRATIDSVFFTVPANGEYFTVGETITFGVTSGEAGGDASISFDGGLSGRIDLYDDGVGVDPEADDGIYYGAWVVPVSYTLDHGEVTGRFTDEAGNSAPDFTASNFLTIFTPPQSVILTASPLSTFEISLTWTQTTSSAADFAAYRIYRHTTSAVSESSTLVYATSTSTSTDFTDTDLDDNMQYYYRHYIYDKSGLSAASDVATARTLVNTTPDPVELFVVDNGSETTTELHWTKSTESDFDSYRIYRPASALVSQPSLVMFTTLVWKGNDIDELLRAGISLPVATGNYFFVLYVFDKHGEKSDASNTVSAPAPAGE; this is encoded by the coding sequence ATGAATACGAAAATAATCACACTCTTTCTGCTTCTGATGCTTCTGGCTCTGGGTGGAGGTTGCGATCGGTATATCGATTCTCGTGATCCGGTTCGATCAATCCCTGATAGCGGCCCGGTACCGAAAAATCTAACCGTTTTGCTAAACGACCAATCGATTTCTCTCAGTTGGGAGATTGCCAATCCTGAGGTTGTGGGTATGTATCGTATATATGCTGCAGTTCAACCAAGAGTGGGTGAGGAATCTGACTTCGTTCTCCGTGACTCAACAGCTGCGAGATCCATTCAGCTAGACCAGTTGCTGATTAACGAAAGCTATTATATCAAAGTGGCCGCTGTATCAACTTCGGGGTTGGAGTGGGAACAGTCAGAAGCGGTGAAAGCCGTGTTTACATACCTCTCGATCGCTATTGAATCAGGCAGAGAGCTGGTTAAGGGGCTATCGGTGCGGGTCAATATCAACGCCCCGACTCAGACGTCGCATATTATGCTTTCGGAAGACCAGACTTTTGCAACTGATATTTGGATCCCTTTTGAGGGTACGGTAATCAATTATGAGCTGTCTGACGGTGATGGTACCAAATGGCTATATGCCCGGTTGCAGTTTGATGATGGATCCAGGACTGGAAACGTTCTCAGCGACTCTATAGTAGTGGATACCCGGGCTACTATCGATAGCGTTTTCTTTACGGTACCTGCCAATGGCGAGTATTTCACTGTGGGAGAAACTATAACATTTGGAGTAACAAGCGGTGAGGCTGGCGGTGATGCGAGCATTTCATTTGATGGTGGGTTGTCGGGCCGCATTGACTTGTACGATGATGGTGTCGGTGTTGATCCGGAAGCCGATGATGGTATATACTATGGCGCTTGGGTTGTACCTGTATCATATACACTGGATCATGGTGAAGTAACCGGTCGTTTCACCGACGAGGCTGGTAATAGCGCCCCTGACTTCACGGCGTCCAACTTTCTGACCATATTTACACCGCCTCAATCAGTGATCCTGACAGCCTCGCCTCTTTCTACTTTTGAGATTAGCCTGACATGGACGCAAACGACCAGCAGCGCGGCTGATTTTGCTGCCTATCGGATTTACAGGCATACTACTTCGGCTGTGTCGGAGTCATCCACGTTGGTTTACGCCACGAGTACATCTACTAGTACTGATTTCACGGATACCGATCTTGACGACAATATGCAGTATTACTACCGCCACTATATCTATGACAAATCCGGTCTGAGCGCAGCTTCCGATGTGGCGACTGCGCGCACGCTGGTCAACACTACCCCTGACCCGGTAGAGCTGTTTGTGGTGGACAACGGTAGCGAAACAACGACCGAACTGCATTGGACGAAGAGCACCGAGTCGGACTTCGATTCATATCGGATTTACCGCCCGGCTTCGGCGCTAGTTTCTCAGCCATCGCTGGTTATGTTCACGACTCTTGTGTGGAAGGGTAACGACATTGATGAGTTACTGAGGGCTGGCATCAGCCTGCCTGTCGCCACCGGGAACTACTTCTTTGTTCTGTACGTTTTCGACAAGCACGGTGAGAAATCAGATGCCAGTAACACTGTGAGTGCTCCAGCACCAGCAGGGGAGTAG
- a CDS encoding exonuclease SbcCD subunit D, whose protein sequence is MKLCHIADTHLDAGAGHPRRGKSGLTLRQEDIINAFVEAIDGIIAIKPDVCVHAGDLFDRVRPLNKIMAVAVEQFHRLAEQHCIPTVVISGNHDAPKQPHQGAALDVFRQIDNLYVVTGSALETCRVGEICIHAVPHCLTGELLQEELRNAKPDSAATHNILVAHGVVAGMPEFAMADLGEQEIPKSCFDGFDYVALGHFHNFTKVARRAWYCGSTERLSQAERGADKGFLEVDLEPFKTTFHKVRSRGMVDIQTINATGKRGDQLATIIKEKVEAVGSGDKIVRVRVEGVTEETLKTMPGDVISGLKQDSFALDISFQKVSRDDSDQSFGRASIGRLDLSFLEFLEVVDLKGFDRERLKTEAMKYLSEEE, encoded by the coding sequence ATGAAACTATGCCACATCGCTGACACTCATCTTGATGCCGGCGCCGGTCATCCCCGACGAGGGAAAAGCGGACTAACACTACGTCAGGAAGATATCATCAACGCTTTTGTCGAGGCCATTGACGGCATTATTGCCATCAAACCAGATGTCTGTGTTCATGCCGGAGATCTGTTTGATCGGGTCCGTCCCCTCAACAAGATCATGGCCGTAGCAGTTGAACAGTTTCACCGTCTAGCCGAGCAGCACTGCATTCCTACGGTCGTGATCAGTGGCAATCATGATGCTCCCAAACAGCCGCATCAGGGCGCGGCGCTGGACGTGTTTCGGCAGATCGACAACCTGTATGTAGTGACCGGGAGTGCTCTCGAAACCTGTCGAGTCGGTGAGATCTGTATTCACGCTGTCCCACACTGTCTGACCGGCGAACTGCTGCAAGAGGAGTTGCGCAACGCCAAACCCGATAGTGCTGCCACCCACAATATCCTTGTAGCGCATGGAGTCGTCGCTGGGATGCCTGAGTTTGCTATGGCCGACCTCGGTGAACAGGAGATCCCCAAGAGCTGTTTTGACGGTTTTGATTATGTAGCCCTGGGTCATTTTCACAATTTTACTAAGGTGGCCCGTAGAGCCTGGTATTGTGGCTCAACCGAACGTTTGTCACAAGCTGAACGAGGGGCTGACAAGGGGTTTCTTGAGGTCGATTTGGAGCCATTCAAGACGACATTTCACAAAGTACGCAGCCGGGGGATGGTGGATATCCAGACCATCAACGCCACAGGAAAACGAGGCGACCAACTGGCTACGATTATCAAGGAAAAGGTCGAAGCGGTCGGTAGCGGCGACAAAATTGTACGGGTTCGGGTGGAGGGTGTGACCGAGGAGACGCTCAAGACAATGCCGGGCGATGTTATTTCGGGTCTGAAACAAGACTCCTTCGCCTTGGACATTAGCTTCCAGAAAGTATCACGGGATGACTCGGATCAATCATTTGGACGGGCGTCTATCGGGCGGCTCGATTTGTCGTTTCTGGAGTTTCTGGAAGTAGTCGATTTGAAGGGGTTCGATCGGGAAAGATTGAAAACCGAGGCGATGAAATATCTGAGTGAAGAAGAATAG
- a CDS encoding PorV/PorQ family protein — MYRRTLKRVFLGFLFLLILVSLFGRVSFAASNAGQTAADFLLIGVGARAAGMGGANSAVSDGVDAAYWNPAGLTSVNRGEVILGHFSWYQDIKMEHGSVAWQVSDKTTLAVSISYLGYGTIDGRDVNGVSLGEISAYDFYSGVSAGYALSPEISVGFTGKFITQKLDDLNGSSFAVDIGGKYQQERFSVAAVLINMGPDMDFDGVVEPLPSAGRLGVAVRPVKADLLTSIELEKRFHGGSVIRQGFEFGFSDQYFIRSGYNYYPGQDNRSFGTGITFGAGVQFGRAQLDYAYTPSEHYSSEDLHRFSLVFKITD; from the coding sequence ATGTACCGACGTACGCTTAAGAGAGTCTTCCTGGGGTTTTTGTTCCTACTGATTCTGGTATCGCTGTTCGGGCGAGTATCTTTTGCGGCGTCAAATGCTGGTCAGACAGCCGCCGATTTTCTACTGATTGGTGTAGGTGCTCGGGCGGCTGGAATGGGGGGAGCCAATAGCGCAGTCAGTGATGGCGTCGATGCCGCATACTGGAATCCGGCAGGATTGACATCTGTTAACAGGGGCGAAGTAATCCTGGGGCATTTCTCTTGGTACCAGGATATCAAAATGGAGCATGGATCGGTAGCGTGGCAGGTGAGTGACAAAACAACCCTGGCGGTGTCAATCAGCTACCTTGGCTATGGGACGATTGACGGTCGCGATGTCAACGGTGTGTCTCTCGGTGAAATCAGTGCCTATGATTTTTACAGCGGTGTTTCGGCTGGTTATGCTCTATCCCCGGAAATCAGCGTTGGCTTCACCGGGAAGTTCATCACGCAGAAACTGGATGATCTCAACGGATCTTCTTTCGCTGTGGATATTGGTGGTAAATACCAGCAGGAGAGATTCTCAGTGGCTGCGGTTCTCATCAACATGGGTCCAGACATGGATTTCGATGGCGTCGTCGAACCCCTTCCGTCAGCTGGCCGTCTGGGTGTGGCGGTTCGTCCAGTGAAGGCAGACCTGCTCACTTCGATTGAACTGGAAAAACGATTCCACGGCGGAAGTGTTATTCGTCAGGGATTCGAGTTTGGATTCTCAGACCAATATTTTATCCGTAGTGGCTACAACTATTATCCCGGTCAGGATAATCGTTCGTTCGGGACCGGGATCACCTTTGGTGCCGGTGTGCAGTTTGGTCGAGCCCAGCTTGACTACGCCTATACACCGAGCGAACACTACTCATCCGAGGACCTTCATCGCTTCTCCCTGGTGTTCAAAATTACCGACTGA
- a CDS encoding sigma-54 dependent transcriptional regulator gives MKKILLVDDDKELSQSLANLFDSDQFSFSFLEDGDRVSEVVQENTDLDLVMLDVNLPTLSGLEVLKQIKEIRDELPVIVISGFVSTENAIEAMREGAYEYLTKPFEVDKLLATVSKACGHTYRSRTGTPVQIHEEPGLGDDDEIIGRSPEIVEIAKMIGQVSKAEAAVLIFGESGTGKELVASAIHRNSNRRSKPFLSVNCAALHETLLESELFGHEKGAFTGAYFKRIGKFEQANKGTLFLDEIGDMSMLTQSKLLRVLQEKKFERVGGNDSIEADVRIVAATNKSLVQAMKEGSFRVDLFYRLKVFSIFLPPLRERKTDISQLVEHFIRKYSGQTSQREKTVSKKAMQMLTQYQWPGNVRELENNVHTAIVMSKGDILQPEDFPILTEGSGSEKIDLDDLQEDYTDAFRKIVGPIMPKLILNSPGQIFHFLESSFERAVISSCLQQFDGNQVKTSEALGISRNTLRDRISRFNIY, from the coding sequence ATGAAGAAGATTCTACTAGTTGACGACGACAAAGAGTTATCGCAATCGCTGGCCAATTTGTTTGACAGCGATCAGTTTTCTTTCAGTTTTCTGGAAGACGGCGACCGGGTAAGTGAGGTTGTTCAGGAGAACACCGATCTGGACCTAGTGATGCTCGATGTCAACCTTCCCACCCTTTCCGGGTTGGAAGTACTCAAGCAGATCAAGGAGATCAGGGACGAGCTTCCTGTTATCGTGATCTCCGGTTTTGTCTCGACAGAAAATGCCATCGAGGCTATGCGTGAGGGTGCCTACGAGTACCTGACCAAACCTTTTGAAGTTGACAAACTTCTAGCCACGGTGAGCAAAGCCTGCGGCCATACCTACCGAAGCAGAACGGGAACTCCTGTGCAGATTCACGAGGAGCCAGGTTTAGGCGACGACGATGAGATCATTGGTCGCTCACCAGAGATCGTTGAGATAGCCAAGATGATCGGTCAGGTATCCAAGGCAGAAGCCGCGGTCCTGATTTTTGGTGAATCCGGAACCGGTAAAGAACTCGTTGCAAGTGCCATTCACCGTAATTCTAATCGACGCTCCAAGCCATTCCTGTCGGTCAATTGTGCCGCTCTGCACGAGACACTTCTGGAATCGGAACTCTTTGGTCACGAGAAGGGCGCTTTCACCGGAGCCTACTTCAAGCGGATTGGTAAATTCGAACAGGCGAACAAAGGCACGTTGTTCCTCGACGAGATCGGCGACATGTCGATGCTCACGCAGTCAAAACTTCTGCGTGTTCTTCAGGAGAAAAAGTTCGAGCGCGTGGGCGGCAATGACAGTATTGAGGCCGATGTCCGTATCGTTGCCGCGACGAACAAATCACTGGTACAGGCGATGAAGGAAGGCTCGTTCCGGGTTGATCTTTTCTACCGTCTGAAAGTGTTCTCGATATTCCTGCCGCCGCTCCGCGAACGCAAAACAGATATTTCGCAGTTAGTCGAACACTTCATTCGGAAGTACTCTGGACAGACGAGTCAGCGAGAGAAGACCGTCTCCAAGAAAGCCATGCAGATGCTCACTCAGTATCAGTGGCCCGGTAATGTGCGCGAGCTGGAGAATAACGTCCACACCGCGATCGTGATGTCGAAGGGTGATATCCTTCAGCCGGAAGACTTTCCGATTCTCACCGAAGGCAGTGGCAGTGAGAAGATTGACCTGGATGATTTGCAGGAAGATTACACCGACGCTTTCCGCAAGATTGTTGGTCCGATCATGCCCAAGTTGATCCTGAACTCACCCGGTCAGATATTCCATTTTCTTGAATCATCATTCGAGCGGGCCGTCATTTCGTCCTGCCTGCAGCAGTTTGACGGCAATCAGGTCAAGACCTCCGAAGCGTTGGGGATCTCTCGTAATACCCTCCGCGACCGTATCTCACGCTTCAATATCTACTAA
- a CDS encoding M48 family metalloprotease, with protein MVCLLVGCATTGPGGKQSLIIIPSSQEVSIGAGMAEQVEASETILTDSVWQNYLNEVGQKIAAGCDRRDIEYHFRVIESDQINAFAAPGGYIYFYTGLLREMQTEGEMAAVIAHEISHVVARHGVKRLQTVLGVAAAYDLVLGGKDSQVLEVAVGLGMNLIFSKYSRDNEREADSYGIHYMVKAGYDPQGALGMFDRLAALGGAGHGGVFEGLMSSHPDTQERIANARTQIAEMQPLRSGLTDGRTRYQQMLKRLPAKKKP; from the coding sequence ATGGTATGCCTTCTGGTCGGCTGTGCCACTACCGGACCGGGTGGCAAGCAATCCCTGATCATTATCCCCTCAAGTCAGGAAGTGTCGATTGGGGCCGGTATGGCTGAACAGGTCGAGGCCTCAGAGACGATCCTGACCGATTCTGTCTGGCAGAACTATCTCAACGAAGTCGGTCAGAAGATTGCGGCCGGGTGCGACCGTCGTGATATTGAGTATCATTTCAGAGTTATCGAATCGGATCAGATCAATGCCTTCGCCGCACCTGGGGGATACATCTATTTCTATACTGGCCTGTTGCGCGAGATGCAAACCGAGGGCGAGATGGCGGCTGTGATTGCCCACGAGATATCCCATGTCGTAGCGCGTCATGGAGTGAAGCGATTGCAGACCGTTCTTGGCGTGGCGGCTGCATATGATCTAGTACTAGGTGGAAAAGATAGTCAGGTGCTCGAAGTTGCTGTCGGGTTAGGCATGAACCTTATTTTCTCAAAGTATTCCCGAGACAACGAACGTGAGGCCGACAGCTATGGCATTCATTACATGGTAAAAGCCGGGTATGATCCACAGGGAGCATTGGGGATGTTCGATCGGTTGGCCGCTTTGGGAGGAGCAGGGCACGGCGGCGTCTTTGAAGGTTTGATGTCTTCTCATCCTGACACGCAGGAACGTATTGCAAATGCCAGAACGCAAATCGCCGAAATGCAGCCGCTACGGAGTGGCCTTACCGACGGACGGACACGCTATCAGCAGATGCTCAAACGCCTCCCCGCGAAGAAGAAGCCGTAG